Proteins encoded in a region of the Alicyclobacillus vulcanalis genome:
- a CDS encoding sugar ABC transporter ATP-binding protein: MSVSYLEMREIEKSFSGVQVLRKVSLSVKGGEVHALLGENGAGKSTLMKTLAGVYQPDSGQILIDGVPQRFRGVLDSRRAGITIIHQELNLFPNLSIEENLLIGYEDEFRNAVGWVRYSRLRDRVRELLDRVGLDRDPGTPVSMLGIGERQLVEIARALQQDVRFLIMDEPTAALTDKETRRLFEIIEDLKRHEVGVIYISHRLEELFAIADRVTVLRDGMSVGTFSMREVSEDVLVERMVGRSVENRYPKVETQPGDVILELNEVKTRSLPHPVSITVRSGEIVGLGGMMGAGRTELARAITGVDRLLSGKMLLFGREVRFHGPRDAIAQGIAFVTEDRKDDGLLLPFSVRFNLALPSLISRQRFGFVLSKQEREFAEHWVKRLAIRVHSTEQPVVNLSGGNQQKVVFAKWLALDPKLLVLDEPTRGVDVGAKQEIYQLMNEMKARGKGVLVVSSDLPELLGICDRVYVLRDRAVVGELSGEQMKQEVFMTLVAGRQGAHA; encoded by the coding sequence ATGTCTGTGTCTTATCTGGAGATGAGAGAAATCGAAAAATCTTTTTCGGGAGTACAGGTTCTGCGCAAGGTGAGTTTATCCGTGAAAGGTGGTGAGGTGCATGCACTTTTGGGCGAAAACGGAGCTGGAAAATCGACTTTGATGAAAACGCTCGCAGGAGTGTATCAACCCGACAGCGGGCAAATTCTCATTGACGGTGTTCCACAAAGGTTTCGAGGGGTTTTGGATTCGAGACGTGCGGGTATCACGATTATTCATCAGGAACTCAATTTGTTTCCGAACCTATCCATTGAGGAAAATCTTCTCATCGGCTATGAAGACGAGTTTCGGAACGCCGTCGGGTGGGTCCGATATTCTCGGTTGAGGGATCGAGTTCGCGAATTGCTCGATAGGGTGGGACTCGACCGAGACCCCGGTACGCCTGTGTCGATGCTGGGAATTGGAGAGCGGCAGTTGGTAGAAATTGCTCGAGCCTTACAGCAAGATGTTCGCTTTCTCATCATGGACGAACCTACCGCTGCGCTGACGGACAAAGAGACGCGCAGGCTGTTTGAAATCATTGAGGATTTGAAACGGCATGAAGTCGGAGTGATTTATATCTCCCACCGGCTTGAGGAGTTGTTTGCCATCGCTGATAGGGTAACCGTGTTGCGAGATGGCATGAGCGTCGGGACGTTCTCCATGCGAGAGGTGAGTGAGGACGTACTTGTCGAACGGATGGTCGGACGAAGTGTGGAAAATCGTTATCCTAAGGTCGAAACTCAACCTGGAGACGTGATTCTGGAGCTAAATGAAGTAAAAACGCGCTCGCTGCCACATCCTGTATCTATCACTGTACGAAGCGGCGAAATTGTCGGTTTGGGAGGGATGATGGGAGCAGGCCGGACAGAGCTAGCACGGGCCATTACGGGAGTGGATCGATTACTGTCCGGGAAGATGCTTTTATTTGGACGCGAGGTAAGATTTCATGGTCCTCGAGACGCCATAGCACAGGGAATAGCATTTGTCACTGAGGATCGAAAAGATGACGGCCTTTTACTTCCTTTTTCTGTTCGATTCAATCTTGCTCTACCTAGCCTTATCTCTAGGCAACGGTTTGGATTTGTGCTTAGCAAGCAGGAGCGTGAGTTTGCTGAGCACTGGGTGAAGCGTCTTGCAATTCGTGTTCATTCTACGGAACAACCTGTGGTGAACCTGAGTGGAGGCAATCAGCAGAAAGTGGTTTTTGCAAAATGGTTGGCCCTTGATCCAAAGCTCTTGGTCCTTGACGAACCAACGCGCGGAGTGGACGTAGGGGCCAAGCAAGAGATTTATCAGTTGATGAACGAGATGAAGGCTCGTGGTAAGGGGGTGTTGGTGGTTTCGTCTGATCTTCCAGAACTGTTAGGTATATGCGATAGGGTCTACGTCCTTCGTGATCGCGCCGTTGTGGGCGAACTATCAGGTGAACAGATGAAACAGGAAGTCTTCATGACTCTCGTGGCTGGAAGGCAGGGTGCGCATGCATGA
- the mobA gene encoding molybdenum cofactor guanylyltransferase yields MLAGGASRRMGERGNKLVLPRDESGLPIAAHVVRVAAQVSPRVAVLYADAPVRSALLPWVPEEIAWVRDVACYEGPLAALGRFVASREERVAPLLVLAGDLPGISAAHAAALISAYGESGADVAAAVREGQLQPLAAVYGERAVEAMAHASARGERRLQKAIAGLNVCTVEWEDAWAVRPVHRPEDYEAWLKREGDA; encoded by the coding sequence GTGCTCGCAGGCGGTGCGTCGCGGCGGATGGGGGAGCGAGGCAACAAATTGGTTCTTCCCCGGGACGAAAGCGGCCTGCCCATCGCCGCGCATGTCGTGCGGGTCGCGGCGCAGGTGAGCCCGCGCGTCGCCGTGCTGTACGCGGATGCGCCCGTCCGCAGCGCGCTTTTGCCATGGGTGCCAGAGGAAATCGCCTGGGTCAGGGATGTGGCATGCTACGAAGGGCCGCTCGCCGCGCTCGGCCGTTTCGTGGCATCGCGAGAGGAGCGCGTCGCGCCCCTCCTCGTGTTGGCCGGAGATCTGCCTGGGATTTCGGCGGCTCATGCCGCGGCGCTCATCTCGGCGTATGGCGAAAGCGGCGCCGATGTCGCGGCCGCCGTGCGAGAGGGCCAGCTTCAGCCTCTCGCGGCGGTCTATGGGGAACGCGCGGTAGAGGCCATGGCCCACGCGAGCGCGCGCGGCGAGCGCCGCCTGCAGAAGGCCATCGCGGGGCTCAACGTGTGTACGGTCGAATGGGAAGACGCCTGGGCCGTCCGGCCCGTGCATCGGCCGGAGGACTACGAGGCCTGGTTGAAGAGGGAGGGAGACGCGTGA
- the rbsD gene encoding D-ribose pyranase, with protein MKRYGIMHGRLSQIIAQLGHGELVAVADCGLPIPPGVEIVDLALKPGTPSFLEVCDTILTELVVEDFVVANELASRAPEVVNHLRERVGTLGQFVSHSDFKQALPNVRSVVRTGEWTPYKNVIFVAGVAFS; from the coding sequence ATGAAGCGGTATGGGATTATGCATGGGAGATTATCGCAAATCATTGCCCAACTGGGGCATGGAGAACTCGTTGCAGTCGCGGACTGTGGATTACCTATTCCACCTGGAGTTGAGATCGTGGATCTTGCGTTAAAACCGGGTACGCCGTCATTCCTTGAAGTCTGCGATACCATTCTTACGGAGCTCGTAGTAGAGGACTTTGTTGTCGCAAATGAACTTGCGAGTCGAGCCCCTGAAGTGGTGAATCACTTGCGAGAGCGAGTAGGAACGTTGGGTCAATTTGTTTCTCACTCTGACTTTAAGCAAGCTTTGCCCAATGTGCGCTCTGTCGTGAGAACAGGTGAATGGACTCCCTACAAAAACGTGATCTTTGTCGCAGGGGTTGCATTTTCATAA
- a CDS encoding D-ribose ABC transporter substrate-binding protein: MKRWTSLLAVSVVAAGVLAGCGTNASQSSQNTSPSNTESASTKAIKLGFAVSTLNNPFFVAMSNGVQEEAKKLGVQVTVLNGNNDPATQLNQVEDLIQQHVNAIILNPTDSQSLSTAVEQANRAHIPVITLDRSVTKGNVACFIASNSVEAGMMAADELIKALGGKGQVVELQGVIGTSAEADREKGFDAEIRKAPGIRVVARQTASFDRSQALNVMQNILQAHPNIQGVFAQNDEMALGALKAIQEAGKHNIKIVGIDGEKEAVNDVHKGLMYADIAQQPVQEGILGVEYAVKLAEGEKVPKQVDSPLHLVEKNTPFTGF, translated from the coding sequence ATGAAACGTTGGACATCGTTGTTGGCAGTAAGCGTCGTAGCGGCAGGAGTGCTTGCTGGGTGCGGCACAAATGCGTCGCAAAGTTCGCAGAACACAAGTCCCTCGAACACTGAGTCCGCGAGCACAAAAGCAATTAAACTGGGATTTGCGGTGTCCACCCTCAACAACCCGTTCTTCGTCGCGATGTCGAATGGTGTTCAGGAAGAAGCCAAAAAATTAGGTGTGCAGGTAACCGTGCTGAACGGCAACAACGATCCTGCGACGCAGTTGAATCAGGTAGAGGATCTCATCCAGCAACACGTCAACGCAATCATTTTAAATCCCACGGACAGCCAGAGCTTATCGACGGCCGTGGAACAAGCGAATCGAGCGCACATCCCTGTCATTACGCTGGACCGCAGTGTAACAAAGGGCAATGTGGCATGTTTCATTGCGTCAAACAGTGTGGAAGCGGGCATGATGGCAGCTGATGAATTGATTAAGGCGCTGGGAGGCAAGGGTCAGGTCGTCGAGTTACAAGGTGTAATTGGAACCTCGGCTGAAGCTGATCGCGAAAAGGGGTTTGACGCGGAGATTCGAAAGGCACCAGGTATTCGTGTTGTGGCACGACAAACTGCAAGCTTCGATCGCAGCCAGGCGTTGAATGTGATGCAGAATATCCTACAGGCACATCCGAATATCCAAGGCGTATTTGCCCAAAACGACGAGATGGCGCTTGGGGCGTTAAAAGCCATTCAGGAAGCCGGGAAGCATAACATCAAAATTGTTGGAATTGATGGTGAGAAGGAGGCCGTGAACGATGTCCACAAGGGGCTCATGTATGCCGACATTGCTCAACAGCCGGTTCAAGAAGGCATCTTAGGAGTGGAATACGCTGTGAAGCTCGCCGAAGGTGAGAAGGTTCCAAAGCAAGTGGACTCGCCACTACATTTGGTTGAAAAAAATACTCCTTTCACAGGATTTTAA
- the groES gene encoding co-chaperone GroES → MLKPLADRVVIRPVEREEKTASGIFLPDNAKEKPQEGEVIAVGPGKLDEKGNRVAMEVKVGDRVIYSKYAGTEVKVNNEELLILRESDILAIVEK, encoded by the coding sequence ATGTTGAAGCCGCTCGCTGATCGCGTCGTGATTCGTCCGGTGGAGCGTGAGGAAAAGACCGCGAGTGGGATTTTCCTGCCGGACAACGCGAAGGAAAAACCGCAGGAGGGCGAAGTGATCGCCGTCGGCCCGGGCAAGCTCGACGAGAAGGGTAACCGCGTGGCCATGGAGGTCAAGGTGGGCGATCGGGTCATTTACTCCAAGTACGCGGGCACCGAAGTCAAGGTGAACAACGAAGAGCTCCTGATCCTGCGCGAGAGCGACATCTTGGCGATTGTCGAGAAGTAA
- a CDS encoding molybdopterin-guanine dinucleotide biosynthesis protein B, translated as MRDGEGPVLIGIAGFSNAGKTLFAEALVREAAERGLRVAYLKHDGHADEAPDDWEKPDADTARAARAGATVTMVASRQGFLLRSRQAGDFPQWLAAIRAVADVDVVVAEGGKRAAHAKIAVVRGAADFHRLLEAGARGIAAVVSHDDGPGRFPVPAFRPEQAADVLTWWLDAWRVGTLASGHRVDGAKG; from the coding sequence ATGCGTGACGGGGAGGGGCCTGTCCTCATCGGCATCGCGGGCTTTTCGAACGCCGGCAAGACGCTTTTCGCCGAGGCGCTCGTCCGGGAAGCGGCCGAGCGAGGCTTGCGCGTGGCCTACCTGAAACACGACGGTCACGCGGACGAGGCGCCCGATGACTGGGAGAAACCCGACGCCGACACCGCCCGCGCGGCGCGCGCGGGAGCCACGGTGACGATGGTGGCCAGCCGCCAGGGGTTTCTCTTGCGATCCCGGCAAGCCGGGGACTTCCCGCAGTGGCTCGCGGCCATCCGCGCCGTGGCCGACGTCGACGTCGTTGTCGCGGAAGGCGGGAAGCGCGCGGCGCACGCGAAAATCGCGGTGGTTCGAGGCGCGGCCGACTTTCACCGCCTCCTCGAGGCGGGCGCCCGCGGCATCGCAGCCGTGGTGTCGCACGATGACGGGCCCGGCCGATTCCCTGTGCCTGCTTTTCGACCGGAGCAAGCCGCGGACGTGTTGACGTGGTGGCTCGACGCCTGGCGCGTCGGAACGCTCGCGTCGGGCCACCGCGTGGACGGAGCGAAAGGCTAG
- the groL gene encoding chaperonin GroEL (60 kDa chaperone family; promotes refolding of misfolded polypeptides especially under stressful conditions; forms two stacked rings of heptamers to form a barrel-shaped 14mer; ends can be capped by GroES; misfolded proteins enter the barrel where they are refolded when GroES binds), whose translation MAKEIRFGEEARRAMMRGVDALADAVKVTLGPKGRNVVLEKKFGSPLITNDGVTIAKEIELEDAYENMGAQLVKEVATKTNDVAGDGTTTATVLAQAMIREGLKNVAAGANPMVLRRGIEKAVTAAVEELKKIAKPVQGRKNIAEVAAISAGSNEIGELIADAMEKVGNDGVITVEESKGFTTELEVVEGMQFDRGYISPYMVTDADKMEAVLDEPLILITDKKVSSIQEILPVLERVVQSGRSLLLIAEDVEGEALATLVVNKIRGTFNAVAVKAPGFGDRRKAMLQDIAILTGGQVISEELGLELRNTTLDQLGRARQVRVSKENTIIVDGAGDKSAIQARINQIKAQIEETTSDFDREKLQERLAKLAGGVAVIKVGAATETELKEKKLRIEDALNSTRAAVEEGIVPGGGVALVNVIKALDNVQTEGDELTGVNLVRKALEAPVRQIAENAGVEGSIIVERLKAEQQGIGYNAATGEWVNMFEAGIVDPAKVTRSALQNAASVAATFLTTEAAVADKPEKEKAPAPGAGMGDMM comes from the coding sequence ATGGCAAAAGAGATTCGCTTTGGTGAAGAAGCTCGCCGTGCGATGATGCGCGGAGTCGACGCGCTTGCGGATGCGGTGAAGGTGACGCTCGGACCGAAGGGCCGCAACGTCGTGCTGGAAAAGAAGTTTGGTTCTCCGCTCATCACGAACGACGGCGTGACCATCGCGAAGGAGATTGAGCTCGAGGACGCGTACGAGAACATGGGTGCGCAGCTCGTGAAGGAGGTCGCGACGAAGACCAACGACGTCGCAGGTGACGGTACCACGACGGCGACGGTGTTGGCTCAGGCGATGATCCGCGAGGGCCTCAAGAACGTCGCGGCTGGTGCAAACCCGATGGTGCTGCGCCGCGGTATTGAGAAGGCTGTGACGGCCGCTGTCGAAGAGCTGAAGAAGATCGCGAAGCCGGTGCAAGGCCGCAAGAACATCGCGGAGGTCGCCGCCATCTCGGCCGGATCGAACGAGATTGGTGAGCTCATCGCGGACGCGATGGAGAAAGTCGGGAACGACGGCGTCATCACCGTCGAGGAGTCGAAGGGCTTCACCACGGAGCTCGAGGTCGTCGAAGGTATGCAGTTTGACCGCGGCTACATCTCGCCGTACATGGTGACGGATGCGGACAAGATGGAGGCCGTGCTCGACGAGCCGCTGATCCTCATCACCGACAAGAAGGTCTCGAGCATTCAGGAGATCCTGCCTGTCCTGGAGCGCGTGGTGCAGTCTGGCCGCTCGTTGCTCCTCATCGCTGAGGACGTGGAGGGCGAGGCGCTCGCGACGCTCGTGGTCAACAAGATCCGCGGTACGTTCAACGCTGTGGCTGTGAAGGCGCCTGGCTTTGGCGATCGCCGGAAGGCCATGTTGCAGGACATCGCCATCCTCACGGGTGGTCAGGTCATCAGCGAGGAGCTCGGGCTTGAGCTGCGCAACACCACGCTGGATCAGCTCGGCCGCGCTCGCCAGGTGCGCGTGAGCAAGGAGAACACCATCATCGTGGACGGTGCTGGCGACAAGTCGGCTATCCAGGCTCGCATCAACCAGATCAAGGCGCAGATCGAAGAGACGACCTCCGACTTCGACCGCGAGAAGCTGCAAGAGCGCCTCGCGAAGCTGGCTGGCGGCGTCGCAGTCATCAAGGTGGGTGCGGCGACCGAGACCGAGCTCAAGGAGAAGAAGCTGCGCATCGAAGACGCGCTCAACTCGACGCGCGCGGCTGTCGAGGAAGGCATCGTGCCGGGCGGTGGCGTCGCGCTGGTGAACGTCATCAAGGCGCTCGACAACGTGCAGACGGAAGGCGACGAGTTGACGGGCGTGAACCTGGTGCGCAAGGCGCTTGAGGCTCCGGTTCGCCAGATTGCGGAGAACGCAGGCGTCGAAGGCTCCATCATCGTGGAGCGCCTGAAGGCTGAGCAGCAGGGCATCGGTTACAACGCGGCGACCGGCGAGTGGGTGAACATGTTCGAGGCCGGCATTGTCGACCCGGCGAAGGTGACCCGCTCCGCGTTGCAGAACGCGGCCAGCGTCGCTGCGACCTTCCTCACGACCGAGGCTGCGGTGGCCGACAAGCCGGAAAAGGAAAAGGCTCCGGCTCCCGGCGCGGGCATGGGCGACATGATGTGA
- a CDS encoding ribokinase: protein MDITVVGSLNMDIVAVVDHMPRAGETVKTASAQFYTGGKGANQAVAAARHGGRVQMVGAVGGDVFGESIRMELVKSGVGVEGVFTKDAPSGVALITVDRDGQNRIVVCEGANALLVPQDVERACGSGSVSPGSAMLLQNEIPRNTVVHAICLAQRLGCRVIWNVAPVEPIPNGLLTDKDVIVVNEKEASALVGYEVSDEGLARNAAEQLLAMGPGLVIVTLGNHGSLAVSHEFGLMRIPAFTVPVVDTTAAGDTYIGVFAAEWDGVGSPETALRKAAAAAALCVSQRGAQNSIPTREETETFLGQRA, encoded by the coding sequence GTGGACATCACGGTAGTGGGTAGTCTCAACATGGACATCGTGGCCGTGGTGGACCACATGCCAAGAGCGGGAGAGACCGTCAAGACCGCGTCTGCTCAGTTTTACACCGGCGGCAAGGGCGCTAATCAAGCTGTTGCCGCCGCGCGGCATGGAGGGCGCGTACAAATGGTTGGCGCGGTAGGCGGGGACGTATTTGGGGAATCTATTCGCATGGAGCTTGTTAAGTCTGGGGTCGGCGTCGAAGGCGTCTTCACTAAGGATGCGCCATCGGGTGTGGCATTAATTACCGTGGACCGGGATGGTCAAAACAGAATTGTCGTGTGTGAAGGTGCAAATGCGTTGTTGGTACCTCAGGATGTAGAACGTGCGTGTGGGTCGGGTTCGGTGTCTCCCGGTTCCGCAATGCTACTTCAGAATGAGATTCCCCGCAATACGGTGGTTCACGCGATTTGCCTCGCACAACGTTTGGGCTGCCGTGTCATTTGGAACGTGGCACCTGTTGAGCCAATCCCGAATGGTTTGCTTACGGATAAGGATGTCATCGTCGTAAATGAGAAAGAGGCGAGCGCCCTCGTGGGTTACGAAGTAAGCGACGAGGGGTTGGCCCGAAATGCTGCAGAGCAGTTACTTGCTATGGGGCCAGGACTTGTTATTGTTACGTTGGGCAATCATGGCAGCTTGGCGGTGTCGCATGAGTTTGGCCTCATGCGGATCCCGGCGTTCACGGTACCGGTGGTAGACACAACGGCCGCCGGAGACACGTATATCGGTGTGTTTGCTGCGGAATGGGATGGTGTGGGTTCGCCGGAGACTGCCCTTCGCAAGGCCGCTGCTGCTGCGGCGCTATGCGTGTCACAAAGAGGTGCTCAAAACAGTATTCCTACGAGGGAAGAGACAGAAACGTTCTTAGGCCAGAGAGCATGA
- a CDS encoding ABC transporter permease, with the protein MNWFRRYRFGPLLGLILLIIILAVASRQFFTVSNLLDIALQTSVNALLAIGMTFVILTAGIDLSVGATLALTSAIAAQWMVGGTNPWLAGIAALCIGAIAGAFNGVLVAYARLAPFIVTLGTMTLFRGLTEIYTNGQPIFNLPNSFNGLGNGAILGVPVPVWITVVVFFIAWTILSRTVAGRRIYAIGGNEKVAYLAGVRSKRYLVAVYVVSGILAALAGLILTSRLATAEPTAGDGYELDAITAVVLGGTSLFGGEGTLVGTIIGALILGVIDNGLNLLNVSSFYQDAVKGIVILIAIMLDRKRSEGR; encoded by the coding sequence ATGAATTGGTTCCGACGGTATCGCTTCGGTCCGCTCCTTGGGTTGATTTTGCTCATTATTATCCTGGCCGTCGCATCTCGGCAATTTTTCACGGTGAGCAATCTACTGGACATTGCGCTGCAAACGTCCGTGAATGCGCTGTTAGCCATCGGGATGACCTTCGTCATTCTCACAGCTGGAATAGACCTATCCGTGGGGGCCACGCTAGCGTTGACGTCGGCTATCGCCGCACAGTGGATGGTGGGCGGCACCAACCCATGGTTGGCGGGTATTGCTGCATTATGCATTGGAGCCATTGCCGGAGCTTTCAACGGCGTTCTTGTGGCCTACGCACGTCTTGCACCCTTTATCGTCACGCTTGGAACGATGACATTGTTTCGTGGTTTAACAGAAATTTATACGAACGGGCAACCCATCTTTAACTTGCCCAACTCATTTAATGGGCTTGGCAATGGGGCGATTCTTGGGGTGCCCGTCCCAGTTTGGATCACCGTAGTTGTGTTCTTTATCGCGTGGACGATTCTCTCGCGGACAGTGGCGGGAAGAAGGATTTACGCCATCGGAGGAAACGAAAAGGTGGCGTACCTGGCCGGTGTTCGCTCGAAGCGGTATCTCGTTGCCGTTTATGTGGTTAGTGGCATCTTGGCTGCCTTGGCTGGACTCATTCTTACTTCTCGTCTTGCAACCGCAGAACCGACGGCAGGGGATGGCTACGAGCTAGATGCGATCACGGCCGTCGTACTCGGAGGGACTAGCCTTTTCGGCGGTGAGGGGACCCTTGTCGGGACCATTATCGGCGCGCTGATTCTCGGCGTAATCGATAACGGACTCAATTTGCTCAATGTAAGTTCTTTCTACCAGGATGCCGTCAAGGGCATCGTAATTTTGATTGCCATCATGTTGGACCGCAAGAGGTCCGAGGGGAGATAA
- a CDS encoding molybdopterin-binding protein — protein MIRREVPVEDAIGLALAHDMTRIVPGEFKGRQFKRGHVVREEDIPVLLDMGKRHLYILELEPGELHEDDAAVRMARAIAGEGVELSEVSEGKVILRASRDGMLWVDARRVTAMNTIDEISIATKRPFQHVTRGTSLAAVRPIPLVIAEDKIRAVEVIAAQAQKRAVIDVLPYQPQKVQIVTTGSEILHGRVEDKFGPVLRAKLARYGIQDVHQVFVGDDRDAISDAIAEACERGATLVLVTGGMSVDPDDRSPGAIRDAATEVVTYGTPMLPGSMLMLAYRNDTAIFGLPGAVIYDPITSFDRLLPRVLTGLRVRKRDIAVLGVGGWLNA, from the coding sequence GTGATCCGGCGAGAAGTGCCTGTGGAAGACGCGATCGGTCTGGCGCTCGCACATGACATGACGAGAATCGTGCCCGGCGAATTCAAGGGGCGCCAATTCAAGCGCGGCCACGTGGTGCGCGAGGAAGATATTCCTGTGCTGCTCGACATGGGAAAGCGGCACCTGTACATTCTCGAGCTCGAGCCGGGCGAGCTGCACGAGGACGACGCCGCCGTCCGCATGGCGCGCGCCATTGCGGGTGAAGGCGTGGAGCTGTCCGAGGTGTCGGAGGGAAAGGTCATCCTTCGCGCGAGCCGAGACGGCATGTTGTGGGTGGATGCGCGCCGCGTGACCGCCATGAACACCATCGACGAGATCTCGATCGCGACGAAGCGGCCGTTTCAGCACGTGACGCGAGGGACAAGCCTTGCCGCCGTCCGCCCGATCCCGCTCGTCATCGCAGAGGACAAGATTCGCGCCGTCGAGGTCATCGCCGCGCAGGCGCAGAAGCGCGCCGTGATCGACGTGCTGCCCTACCAGCCGCAGAAGGTCCAGATTGTGACCACGGGGAGCGAAATTTTGCACGGGCGCGTGGAGGACAAGTTCGGCCCCGTGCTGCGTGCCAAGCTCGCGCGCTACGGCATCCAGGACGTGCACCAGGTGTTTGTCGGGGACGATCGCGACGCGATTTCGGACGCGATCGCCGAAGCGTGCGAGCGCGGGGCGACGCTCGTGCTCGTCACGGGCGGCATGTCGGTGGACCCGGACGATCGCTCGCCGGGGGCCATTCGCGACGCGGCAACGGAAGTGGTGACCTACGGCACGCCGATGTTGCCGGGTTCCATGCTGATGCTCGCCTACCGGAACGACACGGCCATCTTCGGGCTGCCCGGCGCCGTAATCTACGACCCGATCACGTCGTTTGATCGCCTGTTACCGCGGGTCCTCACGGGGCTTCGAGTTCGGAAGCGCGACATCGCGGTCTTGGGCGTGGGTGGGTGGCTCAATGCGTGA
- a CDS encoding LacI family DNA-binding transcriptional regulator encodes MVLVTIRDVARKAGVSVSTVSRVINQNGYVGEDTERKVLDAMKELHYQPNRIARGLVSRRTSTIGLLIPDVANPFFSEMARGVEDAAIAKGYSVLLCNSDWNPEREQMYIELLKGRWVDGIVVVGSRSQASAIEASVGDTPLVIVDRRSSEFKWSVWTDNCQGAVLAVEHLLAMGCTNIVHIAGPNDSPSAQERRKGYEQAMSRAGLAGKVYEGDFRFASGFHIATMILEGSERPDGIFAANDLMAIGALQAAAKLGIEVPRDVAVVGYDNIPTAGYVSPSLTTIEQPSYEMGASAFELLFEQLTDDSVQGVRKAKFEPRLVVRHSSVKKRSSE; translated from the coding sequence ATGGTTTTGGTAACGATTCGTGATGTGGCTCGCAAAGCGGGAGTCTCTGTTTCCACGGTTTCCCGAGTGATTAACCAAAATGGCTATGTAGGCGAAGATACCGAGCGTAAGGTTCTTGATGCAATGAAAGAATTACATTACCAACCCAATCGAATTGCGCGCGGGCTGGTCAGTCGCCGAACTTCAACGATTGGCTTGCTTATCCCGGATGTTGCCAACCCGTTCTTTTCGGAAATGGCACGAGGTGTCGAAGACGCCGCTATTGCCAAGGGGTATTCAGTTCTTCTCTGCAACTCAGATTGGAATCCTGAACGTGAGCAGATGTACATTGAGCTCCTTAAGGGAAGATGGGTCGATGGGATTGTCGTCGTAGGCAGTCGCAGTCAAGCGAGTGCGATCGAAGCTTCTGTTGGTGATACACCTCTGGTGATAGTTGATCGCCGCTCTTCTGAATTCAAGTGGTCAGTATGGACGGACAATTGCCAGGGGGCCGTGCTGGCTGTTGAGCATCTGCTGGCCATGGGATGTACAAATATTGTACATATTGCGGGACCTAACGATTCGCCGTCGGCTCAAGAAAGACGAAAGGGATACGAACAGGCCATGTCACGGGCTGGGCTCGCCGGCAAGGTGTACGAAGGAGATTTTCGCTTCGCCTCGGGATTTCACATTGCGACGATGATACTTGAAGGTTCCGAGAGACCCGATGGGATTTTCGCCGCCAATGATTTAATGGCAATAGGGGCTTTACAAGCTGCGGCGAAGCTAGGGATTGAGGTCCCTCGCGATGTCGCGGTCGTAGGATATGACAATATTCCCACCGCGGGATATGTTAGCCCTTCGTTGACGACGATTGAGCAACCCTCATACGAAATGGGCGCGTCGGCGTTCGAGTTGCTTTTTGAGCAACTTACCGATGACTCCGTTCAGGGTGTTCGCAAGGCCAAGTTCGAACCAAGACTTGTTGTCCGGCATTCTAGTGTAAAGAAGCGTTCGTCGGAGTAA